In one Drosophila albomicans strain 15112-1751.03 chromosome X, ASM965048v2, whole genome shotgun sequence genomic region, the following are encoded:
- the LOC117566924 gene encoding odorant receptor 19a-like yields the protein MLPAVVVDSTRAFAYQWIIWRIFGLHPPEGNTFWAQHYQAYGIIINLITNVHVPMSFYIECLLSSNLTEFCESFYLTSVVLVEQVKYFNVWRIRGQLKRFHQILHHLDGRLQHQSERDIVEQHIELVTRIFLGLFRWFVIILTSSMLFVACTAEQELAFPTWYPWDWQRSNRVYLFTVIWQTLSLYSLALMTLSNDTYPMSYMTMVAGHYRALAQRVSMIGHGRESQSLAYEQLIDCIRDHQIILLQFIFRLVSIIQDTMSSVFFYQFACTACSICTFAFYIFFVKVSFSKLLHLFFMFVAIVFETFIICYATEDIGLGAEQLYHAIYACNWLDQSIEFRRTLLLMLNRAQRSVTIVAAHSMPVRMTTFLAVIKTAYSMFTLLNKIKS from the exons ATGTTACCCGCAGTTGTTGTCGACTCGACGCGTGCCTTTGCCTATCAATGGATTATTTGGCGCATCTTTGGCCTGCATCCACCCGAGGGGAATACGTTTTGGGCCCAACACTATCAGGCCTATGGCATTatcatcaatttaattacgaACGTGCATGTGCCAATGTCCTTCTACATTGAGTGTCTGTTGAGCAGCAATCTAACCGAATTCTGTGAAAGTTTCTATTTGACTTCTGTGGTTCTGGTTGAACAAGTCAAGTATTTCAATGTTTGGCGCATACGCGGCCAGTTGAAGCGATTCCATCAGATACTCCATCACCTGGATGGCCGGTTGCAGCATCAAAGCGAGCGCGACATTGTCGAACAGCATATTGAACTGGTGACACGCATTTTTCTGGGTCTCTTTCGTTGGTTTGTCATCATTCTCACCTCGTCCATGCTGTTTGTGGCCTGCACAGCCGAGCAGGAGTTGGCGTTTCCCACTTGGTATCCATGGGATTGGCAGCGTTCGAATCGTGTGTATTTGTTCACCGTCATCTGGCAAACGTTAAGCCTCTATTCGTTGGCTCTGATGACGCTCAGCAATGACACCTATCCCATGTCCTATATGACTATGGTGGCGGGACACTATCGAGCCTTGGCTCAACGCGTTTCGATGATCGGACATGGTCgagagtcgcagtcgctggcCTATGAGCAACTCATTGATTGCATTCGAGATCATcagattattttattgcaa tttatttttagattggTTTCCATCATACAGGATACAATGTCGTCGGTGTTCTTCTATCAATTTGCCTGCACAGCGTGTTCGATTTGCACCTTTGCCTTTTACATTTTCTTCGTTAAAGTTAGCTTCTCAAAGTTGcttcatttgtttttcatgttCGTGGCCATTGTCTTTGAGACATTCATCATCTGCTATGCCACCGAAGATATCGGTCTTGGTGCTGAGCAACTTTATCATGCCATCTACGCTTGCAATTGGTTGGATCAGTCCATCGAGTTTCGGCGCACTTTGCTCTTAATGCTCAATCGTGCACAGCGTTCGGTTACCATTGTGGCTGCCCATTCGATGCCTGTGCGTATGACAACCTTTTTGGCG GTTATCAAAACGGCTTATTCAATGTTCACGCtgctaaacaaaataaaatcgtaA